One Chloroflexota bacterium DNA window includes the following coding sequences:
- a CDS encoding M55 family metallopeptidase — MKIYIMTDMEAVAGVVDSDNYCNKSSRYYERGRELTTLETNAAIEACLEAGATEILVVDGHGHEAIDPILLHPEAKLLAGRPIGYPFGCDDSFDAALSIGQHAKSNTDGGHLAHTGSFNVEELTINGVSVGEMGCNFLFASYFGVPSIFLSGDQAAADEAKALVPNIETAAVKAGLQRGPAAGISSDDNRKFNGAAIHLHPTKARKLIKAGVQRALANRSAIKPFWLEPPYELLSVSRPDNGVPARTARATADDLLELLRAPRTYVESHAVPAR; from the coding sequence ATGAAAATTTACATAATGACAGACATGGAAGCGGTTGCAGGTGTTGTCGATTCAGACAACTATTGCAACAAGAGTTCCCGCTACTATGAGCGAGGCCGGGAACTCACAACACTTGAAACCAACGCCGCAATCGAGGCGTGTCTTGAAGCAGGTGCTACTGAAATCCTCGTCGTGGACGGGCACGGTCACGAAGCTATCGACCCGATTCTGCTGCACCCGGAGGCCAAGCTCCTCGCAGGTCGACCCATCGGCTACCCCTTTGGGTGCGACGATAGCTTTGACGCCGCGCTCAGCATTGGACAACATGCCAAGTCAAACACCGACGGCGGTCATCTTGCCCATACCGGCTCGTTCAATGTTGAAGAGCTCACCATCAATGGGGTTTCCGTTGGCGAAATGGGGTGCAACTTTCTTTTTGCTTCTTACTTTGGCGTGCCGTCTATCTTCTTGAGCGGAGATCAAGCGGCCGCTGACGAAGCCAAAGCGCTTGTGCCCAACATTGAAACCGCTGCTGTGAAGGCGGGACTGCAGCGGGGTCCTGCGGCAGGAATTTCCAGCGATGACAATAGAAAGTTCAACGGCGCGGCAATCCACCTTCATCCAACGAAGGCTCGCAAGCTCATCAAAGCAGGCGTGCAGCGCGCGCTGGCAAATCGGAGTGCGATCAAGCCGTTCTGGCTGGAACCGCCATACGAGCTTCTCAGCGTGTCGCGTCCTGACAATGGTGTGCCGGCCAGAACGGCACGCGCGACTGCTGACGACCTCCTTGAATTACTCAGGGCGCCGCGAACCTACGTCGAATCTCACGCTGTGCCGGCGCGTTAA